The stretch of DNA AACTTGATCTCAGTGATTGGTTTATTTCTTCcaactcttttaatttttgtAGCCTTTCCCTCTCTAGCTTTAAAGCACTCTCAGCAGCCCTGAGCATATTACCTGCCACATTGAAAGAGAGACACATTAATGTACCGCCTTGAACAAAAATCTTGTTTACCAGAACAAAGGAACACACACATATCTGCATTTGCATGCTGCTGATGAATCTATCAAGTGCAAAAACTCAAACAAAATACGGACAACATTAAGAATATGCCTAGCAACTAGCAAGCAGTCTTTAGAAACATAGACAGCAATGAAGTGACAAGAACTGAGGTCATGTATGTCCCCGTGTATTTAGGTTTAGGGTCCTGTATGTATGTTCATACGCGAATATGCATGAGTATGTTTTTAAActgaaaataaatgaatatacCTGCCAATTctgatttatttgttttatcgTTCTCAACTCTCGAACTAGTAGCATTTGGGCCTCCTGAAGCTTCTGTTTGTGGCACTTCAGAAGTATTAGCTTTTGAGGATTTAGCTGCTTCCTTTTCTGCTGCTTCTTTTGCTGCTATCCTCTCAGCTTCCAAAGCAGCTCTATTTGCTTCCTCAGCTTTAAGTTTAGCCTGCAACTAATACATAAATTTCTTAATCATAAAGCAAATATCCTTTAATTTCCCTATAAAATGAACATGTTTTCGAAAAGGATTTGAGTAACAAAAAAATATGTTGCTAAAAATAAAATGCATCTACAGATATAAGGTTTCATTTTTTTCAGAGTTCAAATCTAGAAAAGGACTCACAAAGTGGAGCAGGGACCTCCTATCAGAAAGcatacacacacacaaaaaaatgcaaaatattaAGAAAACTATCTTGAACTATTGCAATATCCCAATTCTTTAAAGCTCAATAAAGAAAAAACAGAATAGACTCCAACTTTATTCTCTCAATTCCAATGGTAAATGATAAAGGCCTTTTCCATGGAGCATGAACGAATTGATGAGGCCACTTAGTTGTGTGGCTTTGTAATTGAAACCTGTGGTGTCTAAGTGTGGAGCCTTTGTGGCACTAACAAGCCCAATCATCATACTGTTATTATTCTTAAGTACTTTTGTCAAACTAAAGTGATCTTGAGATCTCAAGATTTAAAAGATTATGACAGGAGATTGTGTTCTCTTTTTCTCTAAATCCATCTTTACATGGAAGAATGTCAATGAACTGAACCATGTAATTCGTCCTAGTTCTCTTTTATTCCTTGCTACCACTATGAAGCATAGCTCTCGTgtaaagtacaaaaaaaaaaaacaagcaaaGTATCAAGCAACACTTTTAGAACTCTACAATAGCAAAGTCCTTAAGTTCAATCAGAAAAGTTTTCTTAAAAATTGAGTTATATGCATGACAACCTAGCAAAAGAGAACTTCCGCAGCTTAAAAAAACATCCAGTCAGTTCACAAATGGAAAATTGCACAAAGTAACAGCCCTAGTTAGATGAACAAAAGATACAGTGAGGTGCAGTGCCACATATGACGCAGGTCTAATATACTACATCTAAGGGTTGGACAAACTAACCTCTGCCTCTGCTTTGGCCTTTTCTTGGCGTAGTCTTTCTTCCTGAAGAGCCTTTTCCCTTCTCTTGGCTTCTTCATGTGCTGCATCACTTCGTATTTTCCTTTCCTCTATTTGTGATTTGAGTTCATGGTCCCGCTGGACAGCAGTCAAATGATTATCAAGTCCTTCTGCACTGTAGTAAAttcatgtatttttaaaaattgtttccAGAACAGCAAGCACCATGTAATTGTGGAAGACAACTTCAACAAATTCATCCATTGTACCATAATTCAAAAGTATTAAATCTTACTTTAATTCCTTTCAATAATCGAACTACTCTCTTCACCCTATTTGCATATTAAGAAAGAAGCTTTGacttttacatgtttattatCATCCATCTATTTTTTATAACATTGATTTGCCATACTTATTgtcaaaaagtaaaataatttgaaaaataaatcctaaatatagaagaaaaagaaagagctAAGGTGttcaaaacttgaaaaaaaataactTCATTTTGGTACACCAAAAAAAGGACaggtgaaaaatgaaaataaaacgaGAGAGTGGTAGTTAACTATGAACTATGAGGAGTTTGAGAATATGATCCTCCAAGAActctccaaatacatgaaaaaacttaGAGTGAACTCGTAAACATACCCATGTCAGATACATACACAAATCTAACAGTCACACTCAAGTCTGAGTGACATAGACTATAAGGATCAGTTAGAACGCAAATAATAAAGCATCATGCAGCATCAATAGAAAAATGGAAAAAGGACGAAAGAGCCAGCAACAAGATCCAGTTCTGGAAACTGTATTCCAAAACTGAATATGTTAGTAAATAACTATGAGAAACAAAAGATGCCTACTTACACTCTGCGTTGGTACTGAACATCAAATTTCCTCTCCACTTCTCGCCTTGCTTCTCTATATTTCTCAACTTTAGTATGTGCAGAGGAAGACTTTTCGCTCTCATTCATCAAATCTGTCTCTAATGCAGAGATTGTGTTTCTAATTTCCTCCTGTACTTGAGTACATTGCAATgctacatcataatccatatatGAAGGATAGCAAACAATAAAATACACATGAAATAAAAAGATCCGAGTTCATAACCAACATGATATAATAACACAAAACTTAAGCTCTCTTCAGCAGAAGTTAATCCAACAAACCTTAACTCCAAGTTGATGCTCATGAGTTAACTCATATAAAGCACTCTCCACCAATCCCACCTCATTCATCAAGGTTTGAACGTCAAGACATGGCTGATCATCAGAATCATCATCGCTACTACTGAAAATTAAGAATTTCACAACAAAACCACGAAAACAAATCACCTTGAGCATGCACACTAAATAAAGACTtcatatttaacaaaaataaacaatGGGTTAACATAATCCATacctaaaataaaattcattgcAATTGAATCGTGCAGCTTTCACTAAATCTCGATCACGAACTTTCTCATTCTCACCTTCACTATCCTCAAACTCCTCATCAGATACTCTCATTACAAATGCATTTGAGCTTCTCTTGGTGCCTTTTTCCCCATAAATTTCtctatttcatatattaaaattaaaaaatatacatcTTAATTTAACTGATACAAGTACAGAAAATACAAAGATGAAATACACACACACCTTGATTTGGTTTTTGCAAAGGGCAAAGAAACCGAAGAAGAGAGATTGAGCTTCTTTTCCAAGGAATCAAGCTCCAATAACAAAGATTTGAAGCTCCAATCCGGGTCGGGTTCAAGACCGATTCCATTAACCATTTGAGGACACCGAATTTCCAACTTAACAGCTTCCCTACAATATCATGCATTTTTTATAagtcaaattaaccaaaaacaaaatcaagaagaaaaaaacaCAAGAGAATAAATTTGAACTTACATTGTGGTCTTGAGGACTTACAAATTTAAAACCCTAATGATTCAATTGGGAAATGAAAATCAgagtaaaaccctaaacccccaaatctttttttcttttcgaatTCTAAACACCAAAGCGCCAAAACTTTATTAAGACATTTCCACCATTTTCACTCAGCCTGATTATAACAGAGTTTTATTTCATCTTCCTTTATTGTATATGGGTCGGATCCGGATGATCCGTGGATTCACTTGGGTCCATTGGGCTTTCAGGTCCGAACTCTTTTCGTCATTGAAGTCTGAAGAGCTATTCagttg from Gossypium hirsutum isolate 1008001.06 chromosome D04, Gossypium_hirsutum_v2.1, whole genome shotgun sequence encodes:
- the LOC107898649 gene encoding protein GLE1 isoform X1 is translated as MEAVKLEIRCPQMVNGIGLEPDPDWSFKSLLLELDSLEKKLNLSSSVSLPFAKTKSREIYGEKGTKRSSNAFVMRVSDEEFEDSEGENEKVRDRDLVKAARFNCNEFYFSSSDDDSDDQPCLDVQTLMNEVGLVESALYELTHEHQLGVKEEIRNTISALETDLMNESEKSSSAHTKVEKYREARREVERKFDVQYQRRVAEGLDNHLTAVQRDHELKSQIEERKIRSDAAHEEAKRREKALQEERLRQEKAKAEAELQAKLKAEEANRAALEAERIAAKEAAEKEAAKSSKANTSEVPQTEASGGPNATSSRVENDKTNKSELAGNMLRAAESALKLERERLQKLKELEEINQSLRSSSNQNFDRTGRLIGRLIRQISGNKDKVSTQASELVKIFNNPHCPQTISIAYFAQKVVSNCESPSHSAFACAHVIVLVTSQFPQAMDLVLAEIHRACIYTVPKHISYTKSAFESKEAYWKVIGYKEDDGKIESTTDYLVRLESYMKLYGALVQWQTEVAGCQNVHGLKEGWAWLARFLNALPANMYTAVALYAFLQMAGFALFRKYRSQFMKMLNFISENFLNALRSQDDPDLRPITSKIQCYLEDKLFLQEPEGRTLHSSLLSNNMAPESDYHGPYHQQSRHFY
- the LOC107898649 gene encoding protein GLE1 isoform X4, whose protein sequence is MEAVKLEIRCPQMVNGIGLEPDPDWSFKSLLLELDSLEKKLNLSSSVSLPFAKTKSREIYGEKGTKRSSNAFVMRVSDEEFEDSEGENEKVRDRDLVKAARFNCNEFYFSSSDDDSDDQPCLDVQTLMNEVGLVESALYELTHEHQLGVKEEIRNTISALETDLMNESEKSSSAHTKVEKYREARREVERKFDVQYQRRVAEGLDNHLTAVQRDHELKSQIEERKIRSDAAHEEAKRREKALQEERLRQEKAKAEAEAKLKAEEANRAALEAERIAAKEAAEKEAAKSSKANTSEVPQTEASGGPNATSSRVENDKTNKSELAGNMLRAAESALKLERERLQKLKELEEINQSLRSSSNQNFDRTGRLIGRLIRQISGNKDKVSTQASELVKIFNNPHCPQTISIAYFAQKVVSNCESPSHSAFACAHVIVLVTSQFPQAMDLVLAEIHRACIYTVPKHISYTKSAFESKEAYWKVIGYKEDDGKIESTTDYLVRLESYMKLYGALVQWQTEVAGCQNVHGLKEGWAWLARFLNALPANMYTAVALYAFLQMAGFALFRKYRSQFMKMLNFISENFLNALRSQDDPDLRPITSKIQCYLEDKLFLQEPEGRTLHSSLLSNNMAPESDYHGPYHQQSRHFY
- the LOC107898649 gene encoding protein GLE1 isoform X5; translation: MEAVKLEIRCPQMVNGIGLEPDPDWSFKSLLLELDSLEKKLNLSSSVSLPFAKTKSREIYGEKGTKRSSNAFVMRVSDEEFEDSEGENEKVRDRDLVKAARFNCNEFYFSSDDDSDDQPCLDVQTLMNEVGLVESALYELTHEHQLGVKEEIRNTISALETDLMNESEKSSSAHTKVEKYREARREVERKFDVQYQRRVAEGLDNHLTAVQRDHELKSQIEERKIRSDAAHEEAKRREKALQEERLRQEKAKAEAELQAKLKAEEANRAALEAERIAAKEAAEKEAAKSSKANTSEVPQTEASGGPNATSSRVENDKTNKSELAGNMLRAAESALKLERERLQKLKELEEINQSLRSSSNQNFDRTGRLIGRLIRQISGNKDKVSTQASELVKIFNNPHCPQTISIAYFAQKVVSNCESPSHSAFACAHVIVLVTSQFPQAMDLVLAEIHRACIYTVPKHISYTKSAFESKEAYWKVIGYKEDDGKIESTTDYLVRLESYMKLYGALVQTEVAGCQNVHGLKEGWAWLARFLNALPANMYTAVALYAFLQMAGFALFRKYRSQFMKMLNFISENFLNALRSQDDPDLRPITSKIQCYLEDKLFLQEPEGRTLHSSLLSNNMAPESDYHGPYHQQSRHFY
- the LOC107898649 gene encoding protein GLE1 isoform X2, with the translated sequence MEAVKLEIRCPQMVNGIGLEPDPDWSFKSLLLELDSLEKKLNLSSSVSLPFAKTKSREIYGEKGTKRSSNAFVMRVSDEEFEDSEGENEKVRDRDLVKAARFNCNEFYFSSDDDSDDQPCLDVQTLMNEVGLVESALYELTHEHQLGVKEEIRNTISALETDLMNESEKSSSAHTKVEKYREARREVERKFDVQYQRRVAEGLDNHLTAVQRDHELKSQIEERKIRSDAAHEEAKRREKALQEERLRQEKAKAEAELQAKLKAEEANRAALEAERIAAKEAAEKEAAKSSKANTSEVPQTEASGGPNATSSRVENDKTNKSELAGNMLRAAESALKLERERLQKLKELEEINQSLRSSSNQNFDRTGRLIGRLIRQISGNKDKVSTQASELVKIFNNPHCPQTISIAYFAQKVVSNCESPSHSAFACAHVIVLVTSQFPQAMDLVLAEIHRACIYTVPKHISYTKSAFESKEAYWKVIGYKEDDGKIESTTDYLVRLESYMKLYGALVQWQTEVAGCQNVHGLKEGWAWLARFLNALPANMYTAVALYAFLQMAGFALFRKYRSQFMKMLNFISENFLNALRSQDDPDLRPITSKIQCYLEDKLFLQEPEGRTLHSSLLSNNMAPESDYHGPYHQQSRHFY
- the LOC107898649 gene encoding protein GLE1 isoform X7 — translated: MEAVKLEIRCPQMVNGIGLEPDPDWSFKSLLLELDSLEKKLNLSSSVSLPFAKTKSREIYGEKGTKRSSNAFVMRVSDEEFEDSEGENEKVRDRDLVKAARFNCNEFYFSSSDDDSDDQPCLDVQTLMNEVGLVESALYELTHEHQLGVKEEIRNTISALETDLMNESEKSSSAHTKVEKYREARREVERKFDVQYQRRVAEGLDNHLTAVQRDHELKSQIEERKIRSDAAHEEAKRREKALQEERLRQEKAKAEAEAKLKAEEANRAALEAERIAAKEAAEKEAAKSSKANTSEVPQTEASGGPNATSSRVENDKTNKSELAGNMLRAAESALKLERERLQKLKELEEINQSLRSSSNQNFDRTGRLIGRLIRQISGNKDKVSTQASELVKIFNNPHCPQTISIAYFAQKVVSNCESPSHSAFACAHVIVLVTSQFPQAMDLVLAEIHRACIYTVPKHISYTKSAFESKEAYWKVIGYKEDDGKIESTTDYLVRLESYMKLYGALVQTEVAGCQNVHGLKEGWAWLARFLNALPANMYTAVALYAFLQMAGFALFRKYRSQFMKMLNFISENFLNALRSQDDPDLRPITSKIQCYLEDKLFLQEPEGRTLHSSLLSNNMAPESDYHGPYHQQSRHFY
- the LOC107898649 gene encoding protein GLE1 isoform X3 — its product is MEAVKLEIRCPQMVNGIGLEPDPDWSFKSLLLELDSLEKKLNLSSSVSLPFAKTKSREIYGEKGTKRSSNAFVMRVSDEEFEDSEGENEKVRDRDLVKAARFNCNEFYFSSSDDDSDDQPCLDVQTLMNEVGLVESALYELTHEHQLGVKEEIRNTISALETDLMNESEKSSSAHTKVEKYREARREVERKFDVQYQRRVAEGLDNHLTAVQRDHELKSQIEERKIRSDAAHEEAKRREKALQEERLRQEKAKAEAELQAKLKAEEANRAALEAERIAAKEAAEKEAAKSSKANTSEVPQTEASGGPNATSSRVENDKTNKSELAGNMLRAAESALKLERERLQKLKELEEINQSLRSSSNQNFDRTGRLIGRLIRQISGNKDKVSTQASELVKIFNNPHCPQTISIAYFAQKVVSNCESPSHSAFACAHVIVLVTSQFPQAMDLVLAEIHRACIYTVPKHISYTKSAFESKEAYWKVIGYKEDDGKIESTTDYLVRLESYMKLYGALVQTEVAGCQNVHGLKEGWAWLARFLNALPANMYTAVALYAFLQMAGFALFRKYRSQFMKMLNFISENFLNALRSQDDPDLRPITSKIQCYLEDKLFLQEPEGRTLHSSLLSNNMAPESDYHGPYHQQSRHFY
- the LOC107898649 gene encoding protein GLE1 isoform X8; its protein translation is MEAVKLEIRCPQMVNGIGLEPDPDWSFKSLLLELDSLEKKLNLSSSVSLPFAKTKSREIYGEKGTKRSSNAFVMRVSDEEFEDSEGENEKVRDRDLVKAARFNCNEFYFSSDDDSDDQPCLDVQTLMNEVGLVESALYELTHEHQLGVKEEIRNTISALETDLMNESEKSSSAHTKVEKYREARREVERKFDVQYQRRVAEGLDNHLTAVQRDHELKSQIEERKIRSDAAHEEAKRREKALQEERLRQEKAKAEAEAKLKAEEANRAALEAERIAAKEAAEKEAAKSSKANTSEVPQTEASGGPNATSSRVENDKTNKSELAGNMLRAAESALKLERERLQKLKELEEINQSLRSSSNQNFDRTGRLIGRLIRQISGNKDKVSTQASELVKIFNNPHCPQTISIAYFAQKVVSNCESPSHSAFACAHVIVLVTSQFPQAMDLVLAEIHRACIYTVPKHISYTKSAFESKEAYWKVIGYKEDDGKIESTTDYLVRLESYMKLYGALVQTEVAGCQNVHGLKEGWAWLARFLNALPANMYTAVALYAFLQMAGFALFRKYRSQFMKMLNFISENFLNALRSQDDPDLRPITSKIQCYLEDKLFLQEPEGRTLHSSLLSNNMAPESDYHGPYHQQSRHFY
- the LOC107898649 gene encoding protein GLE1 isoform X6 translates to MEAVKLEIRCPQMVNGIGLEPDPDWSFKSLLLELDSLEKKLNLSSSVSLPFAKTKSREIYGEKGTKRSSNAFVMRVSDEEFEDSEGENEKVRDRDLVKAARFNCNEFYFSSDDDSDDQPCLDVQTLMNEVGLVESALYELTHEHQLGVKEEIRNTISALETDLMNESEKSSSAHTKVEKYREARREVERKFDVQYQRRVAEGLDNHLTAVQRDHELKSQIEERKIRSDAAHEEAKRREKALQEERLRQEKAKAEAEAKLKAEEANRAALEAERIAAKEAAEKEAAKSSKANTSEVPQTEASGGPNATSSRVENDKTNKSELAGNMLRAAESALKLERERLQKLKELEEINQSLRSSSNQNFDRTGRLIGRLIRQISGNKDKVSTQASELVKIFNNPHCPQTISIAYFAQKVVSNCESPSHSAFACAHVIVLVTSQFPQAMDLVLAEIHRACIYTVPKHISYTKSAFESKEAYWKVIGYKEDDGKIESTTDYLVRLESYMKLYGALVQWQTEVAGCQNVHGLKEGWAWLARFLNALPANMYTAVALYAFLQMAGFALFRKYRSQFMKMLNFISENFLNALRSQDDPDLRPITSKIQCYLEDKLFLQEPEGRTLHSSLLSNNMAPESDYHGPYHQQSRHFY